Part of the Candidatus Binataceae bacterium genome, GCTGGACGGACTCGGTCCTGTGCGATTCGTGGTCGCTCCTAATCGTTACCATCATCTTTTCGTCCCCGAGTATGCGCGGATCTATCCGCAGGCGAAGGTATTCGGCGCTCCTGGCCTCGATTCGAAACGAAGGGATCTCAGGTTCGACGCGATCCTTCGCCAGGCAGCGCCAACCGAATGGGCCAGCGAAATCGATCAGACGATTTTCCAAGCGTTCCCTCCCCTGAACGAAGTCGTCTTTTTTCACCGCAGCTCGCGCACCATCGTTTTCACCGACCTGTTGATCAACATCCAGAATTCCAAGTCAAGGTACACCCGATTTTTGATGTGGCTGGACGGTGGCCTCGGACATGTGGCAGTTCCAAGGTCCTTCCGGCTCTTGCTCAAGATGCGTCGTGCGGGAGCGCGCGAAACGATCGACCAAATTCTATCCTGGGAATTCGAGCGTCTGTTGCTTGCTCACGGCGAAATTGTGGAACGCGGGGCAAAAGAGATTGTCCGCGATGCCTGGTCCTTCCTATAGATGGTAGCCGGAATGCGCAGGGCTCAGATACCAGGTACACCTATTGTTGCTGCCTGCTACGCCTTGTGTTTCCACTGAGCTCGGTGGGCTCAAGGTTGAGTGCCTCACGCTTTCTGCATAGCGCTTGAGAGCAGCGATCAGATCGAAGTCAACGTCGCCCGTTCGTCGCGTCGGGGAGCAGGTCAACAAGGTCCACCGCGATGCACACCCCCCTGTCAGCCGCGCCCGGGTCGTTCAGGGGTTGGCGACACGCGTGAACTTGATCGGAAAGCCGGGACAGGTGCCTTTGTGCACCAAATTCTCGGTGAAGTGGTCGGCGTCCTGCACCGTGATAGACATGGGCGCATGCAGAAGCCCCATGCGTCCCGGGAGCGAGCACTTCTGATCGCCGCCTACTAGAGTGGGAATGGAAGGGTCCGGTGAGCCGGTGAAGGTTATCGCACCCGGGTGAATCGTGCCGTAGCTCCCGTCCACCAGTCGCGCGACATAGTTGTGATCTCCGAGCTGGGGATCGTCTTGAATATTCACTTGCAACGGTCCGCCCGGGTAGCTCGCCGACCACAGGCCTTCGAGCTGCTCATTCACAGGGAGAACATGAAACTGCGGTGGCGGCGGCGGGGGTAGCGGCGGAGGATTCTCCGCGCAACTTGTGAGCGTGATTGCCAGAGCTACCGCGGCCACCCGCACTCCTCGCGCAACCCGATCTGACAGACTTCCAACAACAGAACACTTCGAGCTCGTGCTATTGGCGTCGCATTCCACCATCTGATATCGACGTTGCGCTGATCGTAGGAGCGCATTCCGCGTGACCGTCAAGTTTTTTGAACCCGAGCCTTTGAGAGCGGGTCATCGTAGCACCTCGATCTTTGCGGAACTATCACCTGAAGTGACTGATTTACGGCGGCGCTGCTGGGCAATGGTCACGCTAACCGGCAAAATGTCCACAATTACTTGCGCGAAGCACACTCTCGTCCAAATTACATTTTTAGAATAGACGAGATTCGAGACCTGGCTCGCAGAGCCGACGCTATGATCTTCGAAGGGATAGTCCACCCGGTCGTCGCCCACGGGTTGGACCGAGCACACGGGTGACTCGCGCGGCGAGTTGGTCAACGGATTTGGTAGTCCTTGAGTTTGCGCTGCAGGGAGATGCGGGAGATGCCCAGCGCGCGAGCGGACTGGGAGACGTTGCGCTGGTGTTGGGCGAAGACCTGGCCGATGTAGCGCGCCTCGAAGTCGGCGCGCGCCGAGCGCAGGCCGCCGTTGGGTTGGGCCGGCGTGGCGGCGGCGGCCTGGGGCGAAGCCGCCGGGGCGGGTGGCGGGGCCACCGTTACGGTGGTGCCGTGGAGCTTGGCCGAGAAGCGCTCGGGGAGGAGGTCCGCGCCGGGGGGAGTGAGGGCCACCGCGCGTTCGATTTCGTTTTGCAGCTCGCGGACATTGCCGGGCCACGGATAGCGTTCGAGCAGGGTCAGGGTCGCGGAGTCCAGCGTGCCGACCGGCTTGTGCTGGTGCTCGGCGGCGCTGCCCAGAAAGCGCGCGGCCAACAGCGCGATGTCGCCCTGGCGCGCGCGCAGCGGGGGCAGGGCGATGGGGAAGGCGGCCAACCGGTAGTAGAGGTCCTCGCGAAAGCTACCCGCCGCCACCGCGGCGCGCAGGTCGCGGTTGCTGGCCGAGATGACCCGCACGTCGACCCGTTCGGGGCGCGCGCTGCCGACCGGAATGATCTCGCCGTCCTGCAGGACGCGCAGCAGTTTGGGCTGCATGGGCAGCGGCATCTCGCCGATTTCGTCCAGGAAGATCACTCCGCCCGAAGCCGCCCGAAACAGCCCCGGCCGGTCGCCGATGGCGCCGGTGAACGCGCCGCGGCGATGCCCGAACAGTTCGCTCTCCAGCAGGTGCTCGGACAGTGCCGCGCAGTTGATGGCCAGAAACGGGCGGTCGGAGCGATCGCTGAGCCGGTGCAGGGCGCGCGCCAGCAACTCCTTGCCGGTGCCGGTTTCGCCCTCCAGCAGGACCGCGATGGGGGTGGCGCTTATCGAGGTGATTAGCCTGAGCACCTCGGCCATCTCCGCGCTCGCCCCCACGATGTCGGTGAGCAGCTCCTGCTTGGCCAGGTCGCGGCGCAGCGCGCCCAGCTCGGTGCGCAGATTCTGTTCGCTCGCCTGCAGCCGATCGACCCGGGTCGCGTGCTGCAGCGCCAGCGCGATGCTGTGCGCCAGTAACTCCAACAGCACCAGGTCGTCATTACTGAAGCTCGCCCGCCCGCGCGCATTGACCACCTCGACCGCGCCCAGGCGCTGCTCGCCCACCAACAGCGGGGCGGCCAACAGCGAGCGGGTGCGCAGCCCCGTGTGCCGGTCAATCAGCGAATAGTGGTGCGGTTCGGTGCTCACGTCGTCGACCTTGAGCCCCCGCCCGCTGCGCAGCGCCTCGCCGGCGATGCCCTGGGTGGCGGGGAACTTGAGCCCCGCCAGCCGGCGTGCCACCTCCGGGTCCAGGTCGGCCAGGTAGGGGAAGTACAGTTCCTTGCCCTCGGCATCCAGCTGTAAGATCGAGGCGCCTTCCGCATCCAGCACCTCGCGACACTTCTGCGTCACCAGCTGGAGCAGCGCCTCCAGCTCCAGCTCGCTGGCAAACAGGTTGCCCAGCTCGTAAATCAGCCGGTACGGTGCGCTCGTGGTCGGCGTCGCCATCAGGAATCGGTGTTGCGCGATGATATCGAAAAGGGTTTGCCGGGGGCCAGTCGCGTAAGTGCGACTGGCTGCCCCTCCTACCCGGCTAACTCCCGCTCGTCGTCGTCCTCGTCCTGGAGCAACAGCCCCAGCCCGTCGGCGACCAGGGTGGCGGCCAAAAAGACCTGCTCCTGGACTTCTCTGGGCATGGGGGCCTCGCCGGCGAACCCCAGCACCCGCGCCCCCTCGATGAACATGGCCTGACAAAGCTCCCCGAGACTGACCGGATTAGTGGGGAGGTGTGGCTTCGAGCTGATGCGGTTTTCCACGGTCTGGGTGTGTTCCCTCCTTGAGTAACGGACAGTGGCTGGTAGAGCACGCCATGTGCCAGCCCGCTGGTGGGGCGGTGCAGGGAAAAATCCTCGGGCTGTGGCCGCAAACCTCCGCCCGGTCATCCGCGCCCCCCAAACTGCCTGCCACACCCGCTTATCACTGAATCACAAAATGATTTCGTAACATAACCGAGTTAGGCTGCGTTGGACTCGCACTTGTGGATAATCGCAGTCTTTCGACGTGGAAGCTGCCCGCCCAAAAGAGTATTGAACGGTCGTTCACTAAGATTTAATCCACCAGCCCTTCGAGGAGAGGTGAACCGGCACATGCAGAAAGGTCATTCGACAATTCCAGAGAGTCCCTACATGACCGTCCAAGAAGTCGCCGATTTTCTGCGCGTTCACACCATGACGGTTTACGGATTACTGGGGGCTGGGAAGTTAGCCGGAATCAGGACCATGGGAGCGCGCGGCCACTGGCGAATCTCGCGCCAAACGGTCTTGGGTCTCAGCAACGGCGCCTCTTCGGAACCCTAAGCCTGCTTGAGCTGACCGCTTCCCCGAGCCTCAGCCCAGATTAGTGCGTTAAGCGATAACGCGGCGTATTTTTGGCGGTGAGCTTAACCAGGAGTGGACAAAATCGCCATCCAGTGGTAGGACAGAACCGGAGCGAGGCGAGCACCGGATCGGCTGAAAGCAAATATCTCAAACGGTGACGCCGCCTGGTTCGCGGGCGGGGCGCCCTGCACCGCGCATTTCTCATCCGCGCCGAAGGTTCTCAACCATTCCTGAAGCAGAGGCGACCGACGAACTGCCGAGTCCGCCCAATTTTGAGCGGGCAATTTCGGCGAGCTTCGCATCCGTCCTGCTGCTGGTTGCTGGATCGGCGTAAAGTTCGCGACGGTTCCTCGACGGCGCGCGCTTCGACGGTTCGCTTCAGATTACTTCCCCCCGCGAGCGCTGATTTCCGAGGCCACTCGCTTGGGGGAAGCTCGACCCCTTAGCGGAGTACTCGCTGCGCGCGTCTTGACTGTCCGCGAAGTCTGGTTGCTTCGCGGCTGCTGGTCATTCCGCCCGGGGCCGACTCCATTCTCTGATTTGGCTGGTCCATTCGCCGCTCCATTTCCGAACGGCGGAAGCGCAGTATGGAACGGAGGAAAAACTGGGGCACCTCCCCGCGCTTGGCGAGCGTGTAGAGATTCTCGATCAGTTCTTCCACCATGCTCTCGTCTTGCAATTTATGCCCTCCTTGCTTCGCGTCTGCGGTGGGTTTGGTCGCCGCAACGAACATCGCGGTCCGCTGCCGCACTGCAACCCAATCCACATCAACTTCCTCTCACATATGACGGAGCGCCGAGACGAGAAAAAGACTCACGAGGCGCCAAACGCCGTCCTGGGTGTAGATTAGCGAACGAACCAACTCAGCCGGTGCGCCCTGCACCGGGTCGCCCCCTCGCAACCAGGGCTCGCTCGAAGATCATCGAGTGGTGCCGTGTGCCTTGATCATTGATGACCAAGACTAAGCTCGATCGAAATTGTACGTTGAAATCGGAACACCAGACGTTGACACAAGTGAGCGACCGGCGACCAACACGTGTTTCCCTCTTTATCTGCGCCGGATGCGGCGCCGAGGGCCCGGTCGTGAAAGCGCAGCAAAGACCCGGGCTTGCTAACGAACTGGACCGAGGGAATCCGTCAAGGTTCGCGAGGCGAATGAGGTTCGTTTGTCCGATGGTTTCGAGGCGCGATTTGCGACGAGGAATGGTTATTGGCCGCTCCTTGGAGCTGCACGAATTGACCAAATCAAGCTCCGCGCTAAATTTATCCACGCCAAATGACACCTGGTGTAAATTTATCCGCGCCAACCGTTCCCGACTGGGCATAGTACGGGTTCCTCTCGGGAACCGGCAGCCGTTATGGCGAGGACAAAGC contains:
- a CDS encoding DUF4336 domain-containing protein; its protein translation is LDGLGPVRFVVAPNRYHHLFVPEYARIYPQAKVFGAPGLDSKRRDLRFDAILRQAAPTEWASEIDQTIFQAFPPLNEVVFFHRSSRTIVFTDLLINIQNSKSRYTRFLMWLDGGLGHVAVPRSFRLLLKMRRAGARETIDQILSWEFERLLLAHGEIVERGAKEIVRDAWSFL
- a CDS encoding sigma 54-interacting transcriptional regulator; this translates as MATPTTSAPYRLIYELGNLFASELELEALLQLVTQKCREVLDAEGASILQLDAEGKELYFPYLADLDPEVARRLAGLKFPATQGIAGEALRSGRGLKVDDVSTEPHHYSLIDRHTGLRTRSLLAAPLLVGEQRLGAVEVVNARGRASFSNDDLVLLELLAHSIALALQHATRVDRLQASEQNLRTELGALRRDLAKQELLTDIVGASAEMAEVLRLITSISATPIAVLLEGETGTGKELLARALHRLSDRSDRPFLAINCAALSEHLLESELFGHRRGAFTGAIGDRPGLFRAASGGVIFLDEIGEMPLPMQPKLLRVLQDGEIIPVGSARPERVDVRVISASNRDLRAAVAAGSFREDLYYRLAAFPIALPPLRARQGDIALLAARFLGSAAEHQHKPVGTLDSATLTLLERYPWPGNVRELQNEIERAVALTPPGADLLPERFSAKLHGTTVTVAPPPAPAASPQAAAATPAQPNGGLRSARADFEARYIGQVFAQHQRNVSQSARALGISRISLQRKLKDYQIR
- a CDS encoding helix-turn-helix domain-containing protein, with the translated sequence MQKGHSTIPESPYMTVQEVADFLRVHTMTVYGLLGAGKLAGIRTMGARGHWRISRQTVLGLSNGASSEP